A genomic region of Saimiri boliviensis isolate mSaiBol1 chromosome 20, mSaiBol1.pri, whole genome shotgun sequence contains the following coding sequences:
- the MAT2B gene encoding methionine adenosyltransferase 2 subunit beta isoform X1 has product MVGREKELSIHFVPGSCRLVEEEVNIPNRRVLVTGATGLLGRAVHKEFQQNNWHAVGCGFRRARPKFEQVNLLDSNAVHHIIHDFQPHVIVHCAAERRPDVVENQPDAASQLNVDASGNLAKEAAAVGAFLIYISSDYVFDGTNPPYREEDIPAPLNLYGKTKLDGEKAVLENNLGAAVLRIPILYGEVEKLEESAVTVMFDKVQFSNKSANMDHWQQRFPTHVKDVATVCRQLAEKRMLDPSIKGTFHWSGNEQMTKYEMACAIADAFNLPSSHLRPITDSPVLGAQRPKNAQLDCSKLETLGIGQRTPFRIGIKESLWPFLVDKRWRQTVFH; this is encoded by the exons ATGGTGGGGCGGGAGAAAGAGCTCTCTATACACTTTGTTCCCGGGAGCTGCCGGCTGGTGGAG GAGGAAGTTAACATCCCCAATAGGAGGGTTCTGGTTACTGGTGCCACTGGGCTTCTTGGCAGAGCTGTACACAAAGAATTTCAGCAGAATAATTGGCATGCTGTTGGCTGTGGTTTTAGAAGGGCAAGACCAAAATTTGAACAGGTTAACCTATTGGATTCTAATGCAGTTCATCACATCATTCATGATTTTCAG CCCCATGTTATAGTACATTGTGCAGCAGAGAGAAGACCAGATGTTGTAGAAAATCAGCCAGATGCTGCCTCTCAACTTAATGTGGATGCTTCTGGGAATTTAGCAAAGGAAGCAG CTGCTGTTGGAGCATTTCTCATCTACATTAGCTCAGATTATGTATTTGATGGAACAAATCCACCTTACAGAGAGGAAGACATACCAGCTCCACTAAATTTGTATGGCAAAACAAAATTAGATGGAGAAAAGGCTGTCCTGGAGAACAATCTAG GAGCTGCTGTTTTGAGGATTCCTATTCTGTATGGGGAAGTTGAAAAGCTCGAAGAAAGTGCTGTGACTGTTATGTTTGATAAAGTGCAGTTCAGCAATAAGTCAGCAAACATGGATCACTGGCAGCAGAGGTTCCCCACACATGTCAAAGATGTGGCCACTGTGTGCCGGCAGCTAGCAGAGAAAAGAATGCTG GATCCATCAATTAAGGGAACTTTTCACTGGTCTGGCAATGAGCAGATGACTAAGTATGAAATGGCATGTGCAATTGCAGATGCCTTCAACCTCCCCAGCAGTCACTTAAGACCT ATTACTGACAGCCCTGTCCTAGGAGCACAACGTCCAAAAAATGCTCAGCTTGACTGCTCTAAATTAGAGACCTTGGGCATTGGCCAGCGAACACCATTTCGAATTGGAATCAAAGAATCACTTTGGCCCTTCCTCGTCGATAAGAGATGGAGACAAACAGTCTTTCATTAG
- the MAT2B gene encoding methionine adenosyltransferase 2 subunit beta isoform X2 encodes MPEMPEDMEQEEVNIPNRRVLVTGATGLLGRAVHKEFQQNNWHAVGCGFRRARPKFEQVNLLDSNAVHHIIHDFQPHVIVHCAAERRPDVVENQPDAASQLNVDASGNLAKEAAAVGAFLIYISSDYVFDGTNPPYREEDIPAPLNLYGKTKLDGEKAVLENNLGAAVLRIPILYGEVEKLEESAVTVMFDKVQFSNKSANMDHWQQRFPTHVKDVATVCRQLAEKRMLDPSIKGTFHWSGNEQMTKYEMACAIADAFNLPSSHLRPITDSPVLGAQRPKNAQLDCSKLETLGIGQRTPFRIGIKESLWPFLVDKRWRQTVFH; translated from the exons GAGGAAGTTAACATCCCCAATAGGAGGGTTCTGGTTACTGGTGCCACTGGGCTTCTTGGCAGAGCTGTACACAAAGAATTTCAGCAGAATAATTGGCATGCTGTTGGCTGTGGTTTTAGAAGGGCAAGACCAAAATTTGAACAGGTTAACCTATTGGATTCTAATGCAGTTCATCACATCATTCATGATTTTCAG CCCCATGTTATAGTACATTGTGCAGCAGAGAGAAGACCAGATGTTGTAGAAAATCAGCCAGATGCTGCCTCTCAACTTAATGTGGATGCTTCTGGGAATTTAGCAAAGGAAGCAG CTGCTGTTGGAGCATTTCTCATCTACATTAGCTCAGATTATGTATTTGATGGAACAAATCCACCTTACAGAGAGGAAGACATACCAGCTCCACTAAATTTGTATGGCAAAACAAAATTAGATGGAGAAAAGGCTGTCCTGGAGAACAATCTAG GAGCTGCTGTTTTGAGGATTCCTATTCTGTATGGGGAAGTTGAAAAGCTCGAAGAAAGTGCTGTGACTGTTATGTTTGATAAAGTGCAGTTCAGCAATAAGTCAGCAAACATGGATCACTGGCAGCAGAGGTTCCCCACACATGTCAAAGATGTGGCCACTGTGTGCCGGCAGCTAGCAGAGAAAAGAATGCTG GATCCATCAATTAAGGGAACTTTTCACTGGTCTGGCAATGAGCAGATGACTAAGTATGAAATGGCATGTGCAATTGCAGATGCCTTCAACCTCCCCAGCAGTCACTTAAGACCT ATTACTGACAGCCCTGTCCTAGGAGCACAACGTCCAAAAAATGCTCAGCTTGACTGCTCTAAATTAGAGACCTTGGGCATTGGCCAGCGAACACCATTTCGAATTGGAATCAAAGAATCACTTTGGCCCTTCCTCGTCGATAAGAGATGGAGACAAACAGTCTTTCATTAG
- the MAT2B gene encoding methionine adenosyltransferase 2 subunit beta isoform X3 — translation MVGREKELSIHFVPGSCRLVEPHVIVHCAAERRPDVVENQPDAASQLNVDASGNLAKEAAAVGAFLIYISSDYVFDGTNPPYREEDIPAPLNLYGKTKLDGEKAVLENNLGAAVLRIPILYGEVEKLEESAVTVMFDKVQFSNKSANMDHWQQRFPTHVKDVATVCRQLAEKRMLDPSIKGTFHWSGNEQMTKYEMACAIADAFNLPSSHLRPITDSPVLGAQRPKNAQLDCSKLETLGIGQRTPFRIGIKESLWPFLVDKRWRQTVFH, via the exons ATGGTGGGGCGGGAGAAAGAGCTCTCTATACACTTTGTTCCCGGGAGCTGCCGGCTGGTGGAG CCCCATGTTATAGTACATTGTGCAGCAGAGAGAAGACCAGATGTTGTAGAAAATCAGCCAGATGCTGCCTCTCAACTTAATGTGGATGCTTCTGGGAATTTAGCAAAGGAAGCAG CTGCTGTTGGAGCATTTCTCATCTACATTAGCTCAGATTATGTATTTGATGGAACAAATCCACCTTACAGAGAGGAAGACATACCAGCTCCACTAAATTTGTATGGCAAAACAAAATTAGATGGAGAAAAGGCTGTCCTGGAGAACAATCTAG GAGCTGCTGTTTTGAGGATTCCTATTCTGTATGGGGAAGTTGAAAAGCTCGAAGAAAGTGCTGTGACTGTTATGTTTGATAAAGTGCAGTTCAGCAATAAGTCAGCAAACATGGATCACTGGCAGCAGAGGTTCCCCACACATGTCAAAGATGTGGCCACTGTGTGCCGGCAGCTAGCAGAGAAAAGAATGCTG GATCCATCAATTAAGGGAACTTTTCACTGGTCTGGCAATGAGCAGATGACTAAGTATGAAATGGCATGTGCAATTGCAGATGCCTTCAACCTCCCCAGCAGTCACTTAAGACCT ATTACTGACAGCCCTGTCCTAGGAGCACAACGTCCAAAAAATGCTCAGCTTGACTGCTCTAAATTAGAGACCTTGGGCATTGGCCAGCGAACACCATTTCGAATTGGAATCAAAGAATCACTTTGGCCCTTCCTCGTCGATAAGAGATGGAGACAAACAGTCTTTCATTAG